The Quercus robur chromosome 7, dhQueRobu3.1, whole genome shotgun sequence genome has a segment encoding these proteins:
- the LOC126692690 gene encoding glutathione S-transferase U8-like, translating into MAGEVLLFGFWGSPFSRRVEMALKLKGIEYKYIDEDFSNKSPSLLKYNPIHKKVPVFVHNGKHLAESLVILEYIDETWKDHPILPKDPYERANARFWAKFIDEKYLSAIWKSCTCEEKEREKAVEETSELLQFLENELKEQRYFGGETIGLVDIAANIIGYWLEIFEEAFGVELLRKEKFPKLCKWANEFVSISAIKENIPPRDKLIAFLRNRFGVGNASK; encoded by the exons ATGGCTGGAGAAGTGTTGTTGTTTGGTTTCTGGGGAAGCCCTTTTAGTCGCAGAGTAGAGATGGCTCTAAAACTGAAAGGAATAGAGTACAAATACATTGAtgaagatttttcaaacaagagCCCTTCCCTCCTCAAATACAACCCAATTCACAAGAAGGTTCCCGTGTTTGTACACAACGGAAAGCATTTGGCTGAGTCACTTGTTATTCTGGAATACATTGATGAGACCTGGAAAGACCATCCCATCTTGCCCAAAGATCCATACGAAAGAGCCAATGCACGATTCTGGGCCAAGTTCATAGACGAGAAG TACTTGTCTGCAATATGGAAATCTTGCACATGTGAAGAGAAAGAGCGTGAGAAAGCTGTGGAAGAAACATCTGAGCTTCTacaatttctagaaaatgagcTCAAGGaacagaggtattttggtggaGAGACTATAGGGCTGGTAGACATTGCTGCTAACATCATAGGCTACtggcttgaaatttttgaagaaGCTTTTGGGGTAGAGTTGTTGAGAAAGGAGAAATTTCCCAAACTTTGCAAATGGGCTAATGAGTTTGTGAGTATCAGTGCCATCAAGGAAAATATACCTCCTAGAGACAAACTGATTGCCTTTTTGCGAAATCGATTTGGGGTTGGTAATGCTTCCAAATAG